GAGATGAATGAGAAAGTTTTAAACAACACTAACAAAAACTCACAGTTTAAGATCACTAGGTATATTCCCATACCCCACCTCATGGAAGAAACCTTAAACACCACAACTCAGTTTTAATTAATTATCAGAAATGCTTAAAAAATATACGCTTTTTTACAATCTGTTTGGTTCTAGCTTAGTTTTTTAAAACCTACTGTCAGTACATTGAAAATTAATACATATGAAATTTaactctgtaaaaaaaaaacaggatgtgtggaaataCATGTTTACGTGACACATGTGAGTAGAAAAACTATTACAagcattattttcaaatgttgcttCTTTTAGTTGAACCAAATTGTGCAAGGTAATTTGACTGACAACACTTTCTATGTCATGACCTGGAGAGCACTTGGTTTAACTGCCTTGGTTTTCACCTTGCTGACTCAGAGAATCTAACCACTAGGATACCTGCCACCTCATTATGCATGTTTcttttaaagtaaatgtattatgttttgtGTCCCAAATATTGCAAAACATAAGAAACCTTGTCACAAAGCATTGACATGAGACTTAAATTAAGAACTGTCAAAATGAACTATCAAAATGCAAGACTATCAAATGTGAATTTAGATCCTAAGTTCTTCTGAACATATTGTCACAcaaatgtgtagaattttttttttgtataagaCATAATTTTcttaatataataaaacacacacaataatcaTCTTTTTGTATTATACTGTGTCATGTTACACATATAAGAACACTAACTACTGCCAATATAATGTCATTTCTTGATTTCCTGATTGAGAATCAAACCAAAAGTTTCATAAATGAGATATTGTCTAAGGGggaatagcagaaacaatgtaTTCATGACTTAGCAGCAAGCTAAATGACAACTAGAAGGCTTGGCATTCTAGTAAACATTATACAATGTGTTAAaacttttataattttttttaaaagtccTTGGAAAGTTACACAGGACTATCGGAAGTTGGCCACAATAGTTGAAATTCtagttttgccttcaaaataaaagatatAAGACATTGCTAAAAAGTGAtgtctgtatttattaaagATTTCTCCATAGATCTTTCTCCTTTAAGGATAGTTTATTAGAGCTAGTTTGATTCATACTAAAaccctgtttcaaaaaagttaggatgctgcataaaatgtaaagaaaacagaatgcaatgatgtgcaaatcattgaatCCCTATATTCAAGagaaagtagtacaaagacaacatatcaaatgttgaaactgatgtTGAATTTGCCTactctgaatttgatgccagcaacatgtttcaaaaaggttgggacagaggcaacacaagaatggaaaagttgtgtaatgttaaaaaaacgaaacctggtggaatatcacacaaccaattaggtcaattggcaacaggtcggtaacatgattgtgtattaaaagatcattccagagatgatgggtctgtcagaagtaaagatggggtggggttcaccactctgtgaaaaatTGTAAAATTTCAATGTAAAattcagcctccccgggaaagtctatgccagggttctggagaggagaatacggccaatagtagaacctcggattcaggaggaacagtgtggttttcgtccaggccgtggaacactatATCcatataccctctacagggtgatggagggttcatgggagtttgcccaaccagtccacatgtgttttgtggatttggagaaggcattcgactgtgtccctcgcagcatcctgtggagagtgcttcgggaatatggggtcctgggtcctttgctaagggctgtcaggtccctgtacgaccgaagcaggagcttggtccgcattgccggcagtaagtcagacttgttccctgtgcatgttggactccggcagggctgccctttgtcaccggttctgttcgtaatttttatggacagaatttctaggcgcagccaggggccggagggtgtcaggtttggggaccacacgatttcgtctctgctctttgcggatgatgttgtcgtgttggccccttcaagccaggaccttcagcatgcacttggacggtttgcagccgagtgtgaagcggtggggatgaaaatcagtacctccaaatccgaggccatggtcctcagtcggaaaagggtggcttgcccacttcaggttggtggagagtggtggagtttaagtatctaggggtcctgttcacgagtgagggaaggatggaacgggagattgacagacggatcggtgcagcttctgcagtaatgcggtcgatgtatcggtctgtcgtggtgaagaaagagctgagccgcaaggcgaagctctcgatttaccagtcaatctacgttcctactctcacctatggtcatgagctttgggtcatgaccgaaaggacaagatcccggatacaggcggccgaagtGAGCTtactccgcagggtggctgggcgatcccttagagatagggtcagctgaggtggcttgggcatctgtttcggatgcctccggaacgccttcctgggaaggtgttccggtcccgtcccaccgggaggagaccctggggaagacctaggacacgctggagggactatgtctcccggctggcctgggaacgcctcggtgtccccccggaagagctggaggaagtgtctggggagagggaagtctgggcatccctgcttagactgctgcccccgcgacccggccccggataagcggaagatgatggtatggtatgtaaAATTGCACAGCGTTTggtgatctcatcatctatggtacataatatcattaaaaggttCAGAGAACCCAAAGAAaactctgtatgcaagggacaaggccaaaaaccaatattgtatGTCCGTGATCTTCCAGCCCTCAGGCTgtacatgattctgtagtggagatcactgtatgggctcagcaacacttctgaaaaccattgtctgtgaacacagtacgtcgccgcatccacaaatgcaagttaaaatcaataccatgcaaagaagaaaccatatataaaccagatccagaaccaccactgccttctctgggcccggagctcatttaagatggactgaggcgaagtgcaaaactgtcccatggtctgacgaatcaaaatctGAATTTCTTTTGGGAATCCTTGactatttttgggaatcatggtcCCTCTTTAGGCAATCATTCTTTAGTCCggagcttcttatcagcacacagttcaaaagccattatgaaacgaaaaatatgacaaaggagaccccgaactgttgagcagctgaaatcctatataaagcaagaatgtgaatacatttcacttccaaaacaacagcaattggTCTTCTTCCGGGTGGTGGGTGTCTCTTTGATAGATGCttagcaatgtgggtggattgacttcctgcctgttgggccctgtctggggccccccccggatagggccacggtgtcactggacccccctgtctcagccccaaggttttacgctgctatattattgtgctggggaagtagggtcagttctccttctccattcagttttccttctccactgtaaatccttgtagatctaaggaatgcaatTTCTTATATTTTCCATCTCTTGCCCTGTTTAAACTAGGATGACAtcaggtcttggcccacacctccggagtaccaggcttgaaagactcgttgcagtccctgtccaaagtcctcctgctTGTGTtgcataaacataaacatttctcagtttcaacatttcatatgtcaatttcaattaaatatagggataaattatttgcacatcattgcattctgtttttatttgcattttacgcagcgtcctaactttttggaaatggggttgcaTGTGTGTCCCAAAATGAATGTAGGACGCACATATTGTTACAATTGTTGAGTCAAAGCAGACTGTGTGTTTAACGTGTGCTGTGAGAAAGGGCAAGTTGAAACAGtttttgtataaatgtataaGAAACTAAAAAGAACCCTGTCTCAGACCCGACTCAAACTCATGTTAACATACACCACTATCAAAATAAAGACTTCATTCTGCAAAAATAGTATTTGTACTTTCTAtgcaaaatgtttgcaaaatataaaaaatatatcttgAAAAGTATCCTAAAATAtgtaacataaaacattttcttttactgaaattagaaaaggaatttATCTGGTCACATATGCAATCTTCACTAAACagcttaatttaaaaaaaaaaaattggaagaAAAAAAGCTGTCTCCGCAGTCTAGGTTTTGCTGCGCTTGGACCTGCGGATAGTTCTTGGTTGAAAACTTTTTCTCATCCGAAGGTTTCTCTTCTCCGCAGGGCTGTCTTCAGGCTCTTCATCTGAAGAAAGCACAACCCCACTAGGTGTGGGTGTGACTATTTGGCTGTGTCTTGTAGATTTACGCTTGGGTGTTGTTATGGGCTTAGCATAGCTTAACCTCTCCCGCGAAACCACTGgacccttcttttcctccatTTCCTCAGAGCTCTTCAGAATTTCCAACTCAGCGGTGGCAtttttctcttcctccatctcctcatTTTTCTGCTCCACCTCTTCATCCTCTGCTAACTTTAAATGAAGGCCAACCTGGTCAAATTCATTATCAGCCTCATTTTTATTGTTCTCTATATTGTCCATGCCACTGTTCTTAgtcttttcttctttctcttcctctgttccaCATTCCTCTGGCTGCTTCACCATCTCCTTGTTATCAGCACCTTCAGACTCCACAGCTTTTTCCTTTTCCCCATCCTCTTCTTCTATGCCTGCTTCTTGTTCCACTACACTATTCCTTTCTTTTTCCACTACAGgttcacttcctgtttcctcctcctctgcaaCTTGTTCATTATAATCCACAGGGGGCTTTTTTCTCATGGACTTTCGTTTGGGTGTGGCAAATGTTGTTCTGCTCCTTGTAGCTCTGGTTTCCACAAATGGAGGAACTTCTGAAATCTCATTAGGGCTTTTTGCTGATTCCTCTTCTTGGCTTGCTATTGTTATTATGGCGTTCTCTTCTTTCTCAACAGTTTTTTCCTGGACATTTTTGACTGCTTCCAAAAAGGTAATATCTGTTGGTTCTTCCTCCATCTCGTCCTCTTCCACCTCGATGACATCTTGTTCCTTCTCATCTACTGATTCAACTTCTTGTATTTCACCTGCTTCTTTTTCTTTAGCTATTTCTGTAGTTATCATCTTTGTGTTCTCATCTTCATTCTCCTCTGTTTGCTCAGCCATATCAATCACTGTCTGCTTTGGGATGGTTACTACTTTCTTCTCCTCAATAGCACCACTGTTTGATTGTAGTTTAGTGTTTTCTTGGTCCGTCACTATTGCAACATCCAAATTATTCTGCCCCACCATTTCCTCAACTGCATCCCTTCCCTCTACCTTGTCTCCCACTGCTTCTGGCACAGTTTGAGATGCCTCTTCCATATTTTTAGACTCCACCTGTTTCTCTTCCTCAGTTTCTTTGCGGGCTCGTTTGGATTTGGATGTGGCATTAGAAgattttcttcctctcctaAGAACTTTGGTTTCCAATACTGGTACCAACTCTCCCTCAGTTGCTTCCTTCCAATTTTCTTCCACAGGATCCAGCATACGTTTAGCCACCTCCGGTAACTTTTCCGCCTCCTCCTCAGCTTGTTGGCATTTTTGTGAGGACTTGCGCTTTGTAGGAGTAACAGGAAcactttttcttcctctcctcaggACTCTTGTTTCTACAAGAGCATCCTCTCCTTCCTTAGATGACAttcctttctcctcttcccCAATCTTTTCTACTGCTTCATCTGCAACCCTTTCCACATCATTCTCCAATTTGTCTGCATCTTCTACCAAAACCACCTCAGCTGATGCTTCTTCCACCTTCTCTTCTTCCTCAGGCGTTGCCCCTTCCAACCTTTCCTCCTCAACAGCTTTCACTACCTCCTCAGCTTTTTCTTCTGGTCCTAATTCCTCTCCCGCTGGTGGAGTTCCAGCTGCAGCTTCATTCTCTTCCTCCACTTTATCTTTGTCAGATGTTGATTCTTccaactttttttctttcatttctgccACCTCAACCCCTTTTTCCACACTCTTAGCTGCGGCCTCATCTATCTTTTCTTTCTTCAGGTTTTCATCCTCCATACATTTTTCTCCATCAGCTTTTTCCTCCATAGCTTCCTTTACAAGTTTAGGCCCCTCATCTACATTTTCTTCCTTCCCATCTAGTTGTTTACGGGGTCGTTTGTATTGACGTCTGGGTGTTGGGGCATATGCAGATTTCCTTCCTTTCCTCAGAAGTCCGCCTTCCACTATTGATGGCTCTTCTGGCTTATCTTTTGTTTCTTCCTCCagctgtttctctctttttctggtCTTGCATTTTGGTGTGGGAATAGATGGGAtgcttttccttcctctcctcaggACTCTTGTTTCTATAACTGGAACCTCCTGTTCCACCATTTTTTCCTTAGATGGTGAAGTATTCACCGCTTCCCCAACTGGCTTGTCTACATCTTTTTCAATacctttttcttctttcttctctccctccatttttCCCTCTTCCTCAGTTATTGCTTCCACCTCTGTGGTTTTTGCAGGCACCACTTTTGCTTCCACAGTAATACTTCCAGCTGTAACTGCAGCTTGCTCAATGATTTCCTCCAATATCTCTGCTGTCTTCTCTTCCTTTTCCTTAGCTATGGCTACAtctccctcttttccctctACTCTCGCAACATTTTCAGCTAAAGCTTCCATCTTTTCTTCTTCTACTAAAGCTGCTTTATCAATTTTTTCCTCAACTGCATTTGCTTTCTCTTCCACTTTCTCTTCTGCAATAATCTTCTCTTCTTCTGCTGAAGTTTTAGCTTGagctttctctttcttctcattctccacctttctttctttcttagtTGTTTTTTCCTCCACTGCTTTGAGTTCTATCACAACTGTTTCTGCACCATTCTCCTTTTCCACTGAAGCAATTTCTAAGTTAGCTCCCTTGTCTTCCAACATGTCAGGCACAGGTTTAGGACAGTCCACCTTTTCCTCCGGTTCTTTTTGGGCTTTTGTGGATATGCAACAGGGTGTGTCAGTAGCTGCAGCAAGAGCTAGTGTTTCTTCAGCCTCTAGCTCCACCACCTCTACTTCCTCATGCTGTTTGCCTATTCTTGTAGACTTGCGTTTAGGGTAGCAGGAACTTTTTTGTGTCAAGGCAGCAGGAACTTTTTTCCTTCCTCTTGTAAGGACTCTTGTTTCACTTGACTCTTCTCCATCCTCAGGTGGTGAaatcttctccttctcctcttcagATGATGCCATCTTTTTCTCAGGTGGGGAGACTATGAAAACTTTGTCAACAACAGGCTTCTCTtcatctttttgtttttcaacagctAATTCTACTTccacttcttttttttcatcCTCTACCTTTTCCTCTTTTCCAgttgtttctctctctacctttttTTCATCCATGGGGTATGCCTTCTCATCCACCCTTTCTttctgaactttttccactatTGCAGTGTCAGCTtcctcaatatttttttctgaactCTTCACTTGCTTGTCTTTGTCTGTCACTTCCTCAGctgtttctccctccatcttttctttctctccactcTCCACAGTTTCAGATAATGCTTCCTTCACCAGCTCTGTGGGTTTATTTCCTGATTCTTCCACCTctgcattatttttgttttggtccCCAGATGGCTTGCTTTGTATGGACTTTCGTTGGGGTGTGACTGCTGCAACAGTTTTTGTCCTGTTTCTTGTTTGTCTATGTTCCACAACTGGAGTACCATCCACAACTTCCTCAAGACACTTTTCTCCCATTTCCTCTTGACTTGTTTTTATTGCCATCTCTTTCTCAACAGCTTTTACCAGGGTCTCATTGTCAACATCCTCCTCTGTTAATTCATCAGTTTTGCAGTCCACATTTTCTATCTGCACTGGTGgatgtaatgttgtttttttcaggtCCACCAGCACCACAGTGGCCTTCTGCAGCTTGAGATTTTGTGTTTTTAGACTTTTGTCATCCTCTAACTCAACATGTTCCCGAACTGGATTTTCTAGCAGATTATCTGCAGCAATTCCCATTACTGTTGTTTCGATTTTGTCTTCATCCACTTTGTCTGTATCTTCAACAGCCTCTGTTGGTTTTCCTACCGTTATGTTTACAACGCTTTCATCTACTGCTTCCACctcttccttctcttcctctttcctatCTTCctcatttttttcttcctgcTGTCTTGTTTGTATTGCTCCCGTTTGTTCCGCAGTGCTCTTCAATTCCACTTCAGCTTTTTCCTCATCTGctgctttttcttcctccactTTTTCCCAGAGAGTTTCTGGCATTGGTTCAGCTGGCTTATCCTCTGTCTCTTTATTGGGTTCTTTGTGGGCTAATGTGTACTTTTGTCTGGGTGTGGCAGTAATGGCACCAAAAGCTGACTTTCTTCCTAACCTCAGAACTTTGGTTTCCAGATCTTgtgcttcttcttcttcttcatctGCCTCTTGTGTTTTTGGCTTCTCCAcctcccttttctcctcctcagGCTGTTTGCCTCTTCTTGCGGACTTGCGATTTGAAGTTAGGACAACAGGAAcactttttcttcctctcctaaGAGCTCTTGTTTCTACAACTTGTGCCTTTTCTTTTACCTCAGGTGGTGATGATTTCTCTACTTCCTCAGATGGTGAAGCTTTCTCCTCTTCATCAGATGGTGAGGTCTTCTCCTCTTCATCAGATGGTGAGGTCTTCTCCTCTTCATCAGATGGTGAGGTCTTCTCCTCTTCATCAGATGGTGAGGTCTTCTCCTCTTCATCAGATGGTGAGgacttctcctcttcctcaggtGGTGAGGTCATCTTCTCTTCCTCAGGTGGTGAGGTCCTCTCTTCTTCAGGTGGCAaggtcctctcctcttcctcaagTGGTGAGGTCCTCTCTTCCTCAGGTGGTGAGGTCATCTTCTCTTCCTCAGGTGGTGAGGTCCTCTCTTCCTCAGGTGGTGAGGTTCTCTCTTCCACAAGTGATGAGGTCCTCTCCGCTTCCTCAGGTGGTGaggtcctctcctcttcctcaggtGATGAGGtactctcctcttcctcaactGTTGAGGTCTTCTCTTCCTCAGATGGTGAAGTCTTCTCCACTTCCTCAAATTGGAATCTCTTCTCTACCTCTAGGCCAGGTTTCTCAACAGAATCTTCAAATACCTCATTTGCACCAATTTCCATCACTGTTACCTGccttttctcttcctccacaTTTCCTGCCTCTACAACTTCCCGTGTTTGTTCCTCTACAGCATCTAAAACTGTTTCCTTTTCTGCTTCAACTTCTTTTTTCTCTTGCTCCACATTTTGCTGTTTGTCAGTTGTTGCAGTCTCCACATTTTGCTGTTTGTCAGTTGTTGCAGTCTCCACATTTTGCTGTTGGTCAGTTGTTGCAGTCTCCACATTTTGCTGTTGGTCAGTTGTTGCAGTCTCCacattttctccctctgtgGGGTTTGCCTCCCCCACCTTTTCATCCTTTACACTCTCCActgtttcagttaaggcttccTCCTCAACCATCACTGTGGTTTCATTGattgttttctctgtctctacaACCTGTTCATTACAATACACAGAGTGTTTGCCTTGTATGGACTCTTGTTTGGGTGTGGCTACTGAAACAGTTTTTGTTACACTCAATGCACCAGTTTTCACCATTGGAGGTGCTTCCACATCCTCCTCAATGCTCTTTGCTTCCATGTCTACTTGGCTTGTGGTTGATATAGCCTTTTCTTCCTCAGCCTCAAAAGTATTTTCCTGGGCTTTGCC
This portion of the Esox lucius isolate fEsoLuc1 chromosome 13, fEsoLuc1.pri, whole genome shotgun sequence genome encodes:
- the LOC105025408 gene encoding titin isoform X2, which translates into the protein MDSDEIPFLCHAESDKAKILWKGGQAAGFYSVKPSGSLCSSYITQCYQLTVMDSIFVRKCHRGNGLGLQMLEDFVDSFKEEDCLGLKGSLSKAMYKVCEKFLRLYPADRDLLWEVESVGGPSQRTNIADKIQTMNMCVLSRNLSFTEHSMENLEVSENEVVMDEVTLHISEQDAMEYTVEILEEVTLVKDTKETEETPVTTQNRSSSHKQKEISEKRQLEKVIRVEDIEAETPKAEETEAVTVAESNKEELAIDVVETTTENEPGLEIGEYHTTETKMRQTSTVLLVDLEKTQLQEISQVEIENVASEIEEVEKAQEAPNEVLGSYHKAKEKETEVQEDKVIEEKPTVKQSVEGHEKLLPPEKVEAPVVDTRLLRRGRKSIPATLTGKCNFTKKGKRPSEEEEKEEAPDAKTTAQRSGKKCVPGIPTTECKSKRYAKGKHPQEEKVEKPEEKAVEPQKPVAEAKVLRRATATPRHKIPQTNKDPENEKNVAEPVSEVEEEEKYVIEEEIEQEEAEVKNRSLEKSVAEVKIEEVKEVEDRKTEDTEREAKKQVEVEEETVVKISVDKQNEVFEGTEKVEEDKEATVVGIVTDEVPEYPVEEHTLALKKATVVVEELKKPTIRSAMEIKNKKTDELTAGELVDKVPEKPIEEGERIASRKDAKAESLKEIVKVPLVVETRASASRSRTITITPKQKSMQIEPSVVNNEQNTGNAHIDLVKVPDAATVESVEKVVREATTKKEKMMERLNPTDKEQVEILTTEEEKNVEEEKKVVETEEDIIVDLAVEKVKEDTEEKGEEDKEAPLFERTDNEKLQKPVQGPAEEVLKSITSKEKNTSLVEEETLPLEVEKGPVIGKRVLQRGRKGVTGALSTTCRSTRRGKQSEGEKVAVEKAAEKEKEPAEARTTKRKPGLAAAIAIPKRKFKQAHKESEEAEMAQAVPELVVEKVEENEEIAKEKTAAEEKLDEIKGVEDKGSTEEWDKSEEAKKGQEAENKTVKKAIKNLTDVEETEKVDEEKVEAVVGDSYVDEVLEKQFEEPTKELVITLPIEENKALHTEEEEKISPPEVNEEAIIVLQRGRKCFPVASTSNRMSRRRGKQHEEEKVAEPEEKETAEEEDSPKVETRVLRRGRKSALAAATATPRHKSRQAQKESQKDVNTAETLPDAVDEKFEEKKVVGKEKVEEEREAEADTAEVDGKIVTEKMVEVKAVEQEGTTEDEEKVEEPKVDAEKDKLVEIAVKKQVEGEEIMAIGADELLKKPVEEPAKKEENGESVRTHPHKVQKAKVILVDMKEIILPVEIENMGQKTDELTKEKVDGKAQENTFEAEEEKAISTTSQVDMEAKSIEEDVEAPPMVKTGALSVTKTVSVATPKQESIQGKHSVYCNEQVVETEKTINETTVMVEEEALTETVESVKDEKVGEANPTEGENVETATTDQQQNVETATTDQQQNVETATTDKQQNVETATTDKQQNVEQEKKEVEAEKETVLDAVEEQTREVVEAGNVEEEKRQVTVMEIGANEVFEDSVEKPGLEVEKRFQFEEVEKTSPSEEEKTSTVEEEESTSSPEEEERTSPPEEAERTSSLVEERTSPPEEERTSPPEEEKMTSPPEEERTSPLEEEERTLPPEEERTSPPEEEKMTSPPEEEEKSSPSDEEEKTSPSDEEEKTSPSDEEEKTSPSDEEEKTSPSDEEEKASPSEEVEKSSPPEVKEKAQVVETRALRRGRKSVPVVLTSNRKSARRGKQPEEEKREVEKPKTQEADEEEEEAQDLETKVLRLGRKSAFGAITATPRQKYTLAHKEPNKETEDKPAEPMPETLWEKVEEEKAADEEKAEVELKSTAEQTGAIQTRQQEEKNEEDRKEEEKEEVEAVDESVVNITVGKPTEAVEDTDKVDEDKIETTVMGIAADNLLENPVREHVELEDDKSLKTQNLKLQKATVVLVDLKKTTLHPPVQIENVDCKTDELTEEDVDNETLVKAVEKEMAIKTSQEEMGEKCLEEVVDGTPVVEHRQTRNRTKTVAAVTPQRKSIQSKPSGDQNKNNAEVEESGNKPTELVKEALSETVESGEKEKMEGETAEEVTDKDKQVKSSEKNIEEADTAIVEKVQKERVDEKAYPMDEKKVERETTGKEEKVEDEKKEVEVELAVEKQKDEEKPVVDKVFIVSPPEKKMASSEEEKEKISPPEDGEESSETRVLTRGRKKVPAALTQKSSCYPKRKSTRIGKQHEEVEVVELEAEETLALAAATDTPCCISTKAQKEPEEKVDCPKPVPDMLEDKGANLEIASVEKENGAETVVIELKAVEEKTTKKERKVENEKKEKAQAKTSAEEEKIIAEEKVEEKANAVEEKIDKAALVEEEKMEALAENVARVEGKEGDVAIAKEKEEKTAEILEEIIEQAAVTAGSITVEAKVVPAKTTEVEAITEEEGKMEGEKKEEKGIEKDVDKPVGEAVNTSPSKEKMVEQEVPVIETRVLRRGRKSIPSIPTPKCKTRKREKQLEEETKDKPEEPSIVEGGLLRKGRKSAYAPTPRRQYKRPRKQLDGKEENVDEGPKLVKEAMEEKADGEKCMEDENLKKEKIDEAAAKSVEKGVEVAEMKEKKLEESTSDKDKVEEENEAAAGTPPAGEELGPEEKAEEVVKAVEEERLEGATPEEEEKVEEASAEVVLVEDADKLENDVERVADEAVEKIGEEEKGMSSKEGEDALVETRVLRRGRKSVPVTPTKRKSSQKCQQAEEEAEKLPEVAKRMLDPVEENWKEATEGELVPVLETKVLRRGRKSSNATSKSKRARKETEEEKQVESKNMEEASQTVPEAVGDKVEGRDAVEEMVGQNNLDVAIVTDQENTKLQSNSGAIEEKKVVTIPKQTVIDMAEQTEENEDENTKMITTEIAKEKEAGEIQEVESVDEKEQDVIEVEEDEMEEEPTDITFLEAVKNVQEKTVEKEENAIITIASQEEESAKSPNEISEVPPFVETRATRSRTTFATPKRKSMRKKPPVDYNEQVAEEEETGSEPVVEKERNSVVEQEAGIEEEDGEKEKAVESEGADNKEMVKQPEECGTEEEKEEKTKNSGMDNIENNKNEADNEFDQVGLHLKLAEDEEVEQKNEEMEEEKNATAELEILKSSEEMEEKKGPVVSRERLSYAKPITTPKRKSTRHSQIVTPTPSGVVLSSDEEPEDSPAEKRNLRMRKSFQPRTIRRSKRSKT